The following proteins are encoded in a genomic region of Galbibacter sp. BG1:
- a CDS encoding cytochrome P450 produces the protein MENLPKVPQWRVILNAQRILKNPISFHQEIFEELGDNFMVKTPAGKPVVFTRTPKIIRHVLQKNHANYKKSTLQTEDLANYIGHGLLTAEGEHWLVHRRMIQPAFHKKKLIGLLDIMHQAIQEELQHIQENKNFNVYPLMGDLAFQVVAKSLFSRSDIRESMAKLQDITEVNQQMVIREMRQPYLQWWFSISGMKKRHLAYAAEGREILNKIIEERLQQKEERNDLLDMLLNATYEDGSHMSRRQLIDEVLILFTAGHETTANTLSFTMFLLAKNIEAQDKIFQEIKDIDLNKEDLSGIFGQLSYTKACIEESIRLYPPVYIIDRVAKEDDKVAGQKIKKDTLMLLSVFELHRNKGFWERPNEFLPERFLKMDKKEYSEYYYPFGAGPRMCVGNNFAMFEMMLVLVEIFKKYTVSTEMDALDLNPLISLKPKKVLIHFKERSLD, from the coding sequence ATGGAAAACTTACCTAAAGTTCCACAATGGAGAGTGATTTTAAATGCACAACGAATCTTAAAGAATCCTATTTCTTTTCATCAAGAGATTTTTGAAGAATTAGGGGATAATTTTATGGTGAAAACCCCAGCGGGAAAACCGGTGGTGTTTACCAGAACTCCAAAAATAATAAGGCATGTACTTCAAAAAAACCATGCCAACTATAAAAAATCGACCCTACAAACCGAAGATCTAGCAAACTATATCGGCCATGGTTTATTAACTGCGGAAGGGGAACATTGGCTGGTGCACCGCAGGATGATACAGCCTGCTTTCCATAAAAAAAAGTTAATTGGTCTATTGGACATTATGCATCAGGCAATTCAGGAAGAGCTTCAGCATATTCAAGAAAATAAGAATTTCAATGTGTATCCGCTAATGGGCGATCTCGCCTTTCAAGTGGTGGCAAAGTCACTTTTCAGCAGGTCGGACATCCGGGAATCGATGGCTAAGTTGCAGGATATAACCGAAGTAAACCAACAAATGGTAATTAGGGAAATGCGACAGCCTTATTTGCAATGGTGGTTTTCCATTTCGGGAATGAAAAAGAGGCATTTGGCTTATGCGGCCGAAGGGAGGGAGATCTTAAATAAAATTATTGAAGAGCGTTTGCAACAAAAAGAAGAAAGGAACGATCTGCTAGATATGCTTTTAAATGCTACTTATGAAGATGGCAGCCATATGTCCCGACGCCAGTTAATAGACGAGGTGCTTATCTTGTTTACCGCGGGACACGAAACCACCGCAAACACGCTGAGTTTTACCATGTTTTTGTTAGCAAAAAATATTGAAGCGCAGGATAAGATATTTCAAGAAATAAAAGATATAGATTTAAATAAAGAAGACCTTTCGGGAATTTTCGGACAACTTTCTTATACCAAGGCCTGTATAGAAGAGTCCATACGTTTGTATCCGCCAGTTTACATTATCGATCGGGTGGCCAAGGAAGACGATAAGGTTGCGGGGCAAAAGATAAAAAAAGATACTTTAATGTTGCTTTCTGTATTTGAGTTGCATAGAAACAAAGGGTTTTGGGAGCGCCCAAACGAATTTCTCCCAGAACGGTTTTTAAAAATGGATAAAAAGGAATATTCTGAATATTATTATCCCTTTGGCGCGGGCCCTCGAATGTGTGTTGGTAATAACTTTGCCATGTTCGAAATGATGTTGGTACTGGTAGAAATTTTTAAAAAGTATACCGTTTCTACTGAAATGGATGCTTTGGACTTGAATCCGCTTATTTCCTTAAAACCGAAAAAGGTCTTAATACATTTTAAAGAAAGGAGCTTAGATTGA
- the ruvA gene encoding Holliday junction branch migration protein RuvA, which translates to MITQIKGRLIEKNPTDVVIECNGLGYQVHISLNTYSKISSSESLQLYTYLQVKEDSHTLYGFADKAEREIFKLLISVSGIGASIARTMLSSLDPVQVRDAIASSDVATIQSVKGIGAKTAQRVIIDLKDKVLKIYDIDEVFTKQDNTNKDEALSALEVLGFTRKQAEKVVDKIVKTDPDLSVENIIKNALKNL; encoded by the coding sequence ATGATTACACAGATAAAAGGCAGACTTATTGAAAAGAATCCAACCGATGTGGTTATCGAGTGTAATGGTTTAGGCTACCAAGTTCATATTTCACTAAATACGTATTCCAAGATTTCTTCCAGCGAAAGTTTACAACTTTACACCTATTTGCAGGTAAAGGAAGATTCCCATACGCTTTACGGATTTGCAGATAAGGCAGAGCGAGAGATATTCAAACTGTTAATTTCTGTTTCGGGTATTGGGGCGAGTATCGCAAGAACGATGCTTAGTTCGTTAGACCCGGTGCAAGTTCGGGATGCCATTGCATCGAGCGATGTGGCCACCATTCAATCGGTAAAAGGAATTGGTGCGAAGACAGCGCAACGTGTAATTATCGATTTAAAAGACAAAGTCCTTAAAATTTATGACATTGATGAAGTTTTCACAAAACAAGACAATACAAATAAAGATGAGGCGTTATCTGCATTAGAGGTTTTGGGTTTTACCCGAAAGCAAGCTGAAAAAGTAGTAGATAAAATTGTAAAAACCGACCCTGATTTAAGTGTCGAAAACATTATAAAAAACGCGCTTAAAAACTTATAA
- a CDS encoding type II toxin-antitoxin system RelE/ParE family toxin has translation MVQINWTYQAKFDIKNIASYIAKDSKRYAKLQVDRLIERVKILSIQPYSGKIVPEIDKENIRELIEGNYRIIYKVVTKNRIDILTVHHTARDLYNRKIT, from the coding sequence ATGGTTCAAATAAACTGGACTTATCAAGCTAAGTTTGATATTAAAAATATAGCCTCTTATATCGCTAAAGATTCCAAAAGATACGCAAAGCTTCAAGTTGATCGGTTAATTGAACGTGTAAAAATATTGAGCATACAGCCTTATTCAGGAAAAATTGTTCCCGAGATTGATAAGGAAAACATCAGGGAATTAATTGAAGGCAACTACAGAATAATATATAAAGTTGTAACTAAGAACCGTATTGATATTTTAACCGTTCATCATACTGCTAGAGATCTTTACAATAGAAAAATCACTTAG
- a CDS encoding NADP-dependent malic enzyme yields MSKESRRREALVYHAKPQPGKIKIVPTKRYATQRDLALAYSPGVAEPCLEIAKDKDNVYKYTTKGNLVAVITNGTAVLGLGDIGPEASKPVMEGKGLLFKIFADIDGIDIELDTKDVDKFIETVKTIAPTFGGINLEDIKAPEAFEIERRLKEELDIPVMHDDQHGTAIISAAALLNALEIADKKIEEVKIVISGAGAAAVSCTRLYKSFGAKSENIVMLDSKGVIRSDRENLSKEKKEFASDRKIDTLDEAMKDADVFIGLSIADIVSPEMLSSMAANPIVFAMANPDPEIDYDLAMRTREDIIMATGRSDHPNQVNNVLGFPFIFRGALDVRATKINEEMKMAAVKALADLAKEAVPEQVNIAYGETKLNFGRDYIIPKPFDPRLIANVPPAVAKAAIESGVAKEPIEDWQKYEDELLQRLGNDNKLVRLLHNRAKINPKKVVFAEGDHLDILKAAQIVLEEGIAEPILLGNKEVIQELMNEIDFEADVMIIDTKDDEFNDKKNHYAKKYWESRKRNGVTFYDAQKKMRERNYFAAMMVNEGDADCLISGYSRAYPTVVRPMLELIGKANGVTKVAAMNLMMTERGPMFLSDTSINIDPTAKELAKIAQMTATTARMFGIEPVIAMLSYANFGSSKDERANKVGDAVAYLHRHYPDILVDGELQSDFALNKEMLQSKFPFSKLAGKKVNTLIFPNLDSANITYKLMKELNKADSIGPILLGMKKPVHILQLGAGVEEIVNMTAVAVVDAQEKEKRQKAAQ; encoded by the coding sequence ATGAGTAAAGAAAGCAGAAGAAGGGAAGCCTTAGTATATCACGCCAAACCGCAACCTGGAAAAATTAAAATCGTTCCAACGAAAAGATATGCCACACAACGGGATTTGGCATTGGCTTATTCCCCTGGGGTTGCAGAGCCATGCTTGGAAATTGCTAAAGATAAAGACAACGTCTATAAATATACCACCAAAGGTAATTTGGTGGCCGTAATTACCAATGGAACCGCAGTTTTAGGATTGGGCGATATCGGGCCAGAAGCCTCTAAACCTGTAATGGAAGGTAAAGGATTGCTTTTTAAGATTTTTGCCGATATTGACGGCATCGATATAGAATTGGATACCAAAGATGTAGATAAATTTATTGAAACCGTAAAGACCATAGCGCCAACCTTTGGGGGCATAAATTTAGAAGATATTAAGGCGCCGGAAGCTTTCGAGATCGAGCGTCGTTTAAAGGAAGAGTTGGACATTCCAGTAATGCACGACGATCAGCACGGTACCGCAATTATTTCAGCAGCCGCCCTGTTAAATGCTTTAGAGATTGCTGATAAAAAGATAGAGGAAGTAAAAATTGTAATTAGTGGCGCTGGAGCTGCTGCTGTTTCTTGTACAAGGCTTTATAAATCTTTTGGTGCTAAGTCTGAAAATATTGTAATGCTCGATAGTAAAGGGGTTATTAGGTCAGATCGTGAAAACCTATCCAAAGAGAAAAAGGAATTTGCTTCAGATAGAAAAATAGATACCCTCGATGAAGCAATGAAAGACGCCGATGTTTTTATAGGTCTCTCGATAGCAGATATTGTCTCTCCAGAAATGTTGTCTTCTATGGCAGCCAACCCTATTGTATTTGCAATGGCAAACCCAGATCCAGAAATAGATTACGATCTCGCCATGAGAACTAGGGAAGATATAATTATGGCCACAGGGCGTTCAGACCATCCTAATCAAGTAAACAATGTGCTTGGTTTTCCATTTATATTTCGTGGTGCGCTAGATGTAAGGGCTACCAAAATTAACGAGGAAATGAAGATGGCTGCGGTTAAAGCTCTGGCAGATCTTGCTAAAGAGGCCGTTCCGGAGCAAGTAAATATTGCCTATGGGGAAACTAAATTAAATTTCGGTAGGGATTATATTATACCTAAACCTTTCGATCCTCGCCTTATCGCCAATGTGCCGCCGGCAGTTGCTAAAGCGGCTATTGAAAGTGGGGTTGCCAAAGAACCTATAGAAGATTGGCAAAAATATGAAGATGAATTGTTGCAGCGATTAGGGAACGATAATAAACTCGTAAGGCTACTGCATAACCGGGCGAAAATAAACCCGAAGAAAGTAGTTTTTGCAGAAGGGGATCATTTGGATATTTTAAAAGCGGCTCAGATAGTTTTAGAGGAAGGAATCGCAGAACCTATTTTATTGGGGAATAAAGAAGTGATTCAAGAACTTATGAACGAAATCGATTTTGAGGCCGATGTAATGATTATCGATACCAAAGACGACGAGTTTAATGATAAAAAGAACCACTACGCCAAAAAGTATTGGGAATCCAGAAAGCGAAACGGCGTAACTTTTTACGATGCGCAGAAGAAAATGCGGGAACGTAATTACTTTGCTGCCATGATGGTAAATGAAGGCGATGCCGACTGCTTGATTTCAGGTTATTCAAGGGCCTATCCTACAGTTGTACGCCCTATGTTGGAGCTTATCGGGAAAGCAAATGGGGTTACAAAAGTGGCGGCAATGAATTTAATGATGACAGAACGTGGACCCATGTTTTTGTCCGATACTTCTATCAATATAGATCCTACGGCAAAAGAACTGGCGAAAATTGCCCAAATGACGGCAACTACGGCACGAATGTTTGGTATTGAGCCGGTTATCGCCATGTTGTCTTATGCCAATTTTGGTTCTTCTAAAGATGAAAGGGCAAATAAAGTTGGAGATGCCGTGGCGTATCTACACCGTCATTATCCCGATATTTTAGTAGATGGAGAGTTGCAATCGGATTTTGCACTTAACAAAGAAATGCTTCAGAGTAAATTCCCGTTCTCTAAATTGGCGGGGAAAAAGGTTAACACACTTATTTTTCCGAATCTCGATTCAGCAAACATCACCTATAAATTAATGAAGGAGCTTAACAAAGCCGACTCTATTGGGCCGATTTTATTAGGGATGAAAAAACCTGTGCATATCCTGCAATTGGGAGCTGGTGTTGAGGAGATTGTAAATATGACGGCCGTAGCTGTGGTAGATGCGCAAGAAAAGGAGAAACGACAAAAAGCAGCTCAGTAA
- the queG gene encoding tRNA epoxyqueuosine(34) reductase QueG has translation MNSKQQHTNLIKAEAKRLGFLSCGISKADFLEEEAPRLEKWLKNNMQGEMRYMENHFDKRLDPRLLVDDSKSVISLLLNYFPAETQQDPEAPKLSKYAYGRDYHFVIKDKLKELLQFIQQEIGEVNGRAFVDSAPVLDKAWAAKSGLGWIGKHSNLLSKQVGSFFFIAELIVDLDLEYDTPVTDHCGSCTACIDACPTEAITEPYVVDGSKCISYLTIELKDQIPSDFSGKMDDWMFGCDVCQDVCPWNRFSKPHNEPLFNPHPELLSMSRKEWEEITQEVFNEIFKKSAVKRTKYSGLKRNIEFLDG, from the coding sequence TTGAATAGCAAACAGCAACATACCAATCTTATAAAGGCAGAAGCCAAGCGTCTCGGATTTTTATCCTGTGGAATTTCTAAAGCCGATTTTTTGGAGGAGGAAGCCCCGAGATTGGAAAAGTGGTTAAAAAACAACATGCAAGGGGAAATGCGTTATATGGAAAACCATTTTGATAAACGCTTGGACCCAAGATTATTGGTAGACGATTCTAAGTCGGTTATATCTTTATTGCTGAATTACTTTCCTGCTGAAACCCAACAAGATCCCGAAGCTCCAAAACTTTCTAAATACGCTTATGGAAGGGATTATCATTTCGTCATTAAAGACAAACTAAAGGAATTATTGCAATTCATTCAGCAAGAAATAGGGGAAGTAAATGGACGGGCTTTTGTAGATTCTGCACCGGTTTTAGACAAGGCATGGGCGGCAAAAAGCGGTTTGGGTTGGATAGGGAAACATAGCAATCTATTATCGAAACAAGTAGGGTCTTTCTTTTTTATTGCTGAATTGATTGTAGATCTGGATTTGGAATACGACACCCCTGTAACCGACCACTGCGGAAGTTGCACCGCTTGCATAGATGCGTGTCCTACGGAAGCCATTACAGAGCCCTATGTGGTAGATGGGAGTAAATGCATTTCTTACCTTACTATAGAACTGAAGGATCAAATCCCTTCCGACTTTTCAGGAAAAATGGATGATTGGATGTTTGGCTGCGACGTTTGTCAAGATGTATGTCCATGGAACCGTTTTTCAAAACCGCACAACGAACCACTATTTAATCCGCATCCCGAATTGCTTTCCATGAGCAGAAAAGAATGGGAAGAGATTACACAGGAAGTTTTTAATGAAATCTTTAAAAAATCTGCCGTAAAACGAACCAAGTACAGCGGGCTAAAAAGGAATATTGAGTTTTTGGATGGGTAA